In Drosophila simulans strain w501 chromosome 3R, Prin_Dsim_3.1, whole genome shotgun sequence, a single window of DNA contains:
- the LOC6728673 gene encoding TATA box-binding protein-associated factor RNA polymerase I subunit B, which produces MEEVLETMQLENMHCDVCEGTTFQEREGFYYCVECGTQKDQIRAVDITAEDNFDDTAAGRYTARTIRQKKDTEKEDEDDITSWEFYNYVLRGFLQELLNMGAKPELKLMTLQVWAAYLGSMEVAFSKSNKTGLPKLNVRALPIDARIIYNHKPLKKGKKGKKSTLTGDPNDERAKFRLWNRTKRNLDASGYRSHGGASESEGEQSLHLQWSMRARKSLKRHMPLKHLDKHSRDSKGSMSCHSLRPRVKQLQNFDRNIYCLNIIKLYVVLGIALNMVEDDIQLSDLLRFIDEEHLTKRCMLNYLPGNVAAKGKALLKDMELSKIKDKVTNKLLRSNIACMSRFINLSEYQKPNLHSLAERYILELALPPRLLKYVNSLLDLYPPTFFNAMTVHSYPRYEARTMAYILYAMKLLFGLDDIKERKISESAAKINEQLLEVGGDEAPLLFVFTKWMEFVEMRKVIVSHYNQSFARRFGVATRTGCQVDDILAKEWKEKEQGETFDWMQGSAAMRRQHENLTHIIETMLKDHFGESSKESMEKEHIEFQPSLTPAHSYFNRILLQESRSDGAKMNIKIPEKMKVDHTARNLDPFVLETTELTQYLSQHGLKLRVEELACQEDIQKVGIFRPITIIRGDGREYRANTEIKTETWINELKRKEKRPDFRFTQPTGTYGARYLKRITMRDARRVKLEINNPFWDVTETPSFLLKLNDNEILLDSLSSLQTFEEGTMDPLNIPLDLPRRNLEKNVNPDGSDRASDQVAGDINDEPPSPETLLLQVSNFDCWLLHGYMKRIRKHDKHELRQLFPCSFRWLLETCASTIGIVWEELYEELLIVEVMYHHSIRDWSNHRNYLCIQHNTQEKDIRALARTYKELW; this is translated from the exons ATGGAGGAAGTTCTCGAGACGATGCAGCTGGAGAACATGCACTGCGATGTGTGCGAGGGTACGACCTTCCAGGAGCGCGAGGGATTCTACTACTGCGTGGAGTGCGGCACACAGAAAGATCAGATTCGTGCAGTGGACATTACCGCCGAGGATAACTTTGATGACACGGCAGCAGGCCGATACACAGCCAGGACGATCCGACAGAAGAAGGATACGGAGaaggaggatgaggacgacATCACCTCGTGGGAGTTCTACAACTACGTGCTGCGCGGCTTCcttcaggagctgctcaaCATGGGCGCCAAGCCGGAGCTCAAGCTGATGACCCTGCAGGTTTGGGCGGCTTACTTGGGCAGCATGGAGGTGGCCTTCAGCAAGAGCAACAAGACGGGACTGCCCAAACTGAATGTGCGGGCGCTGCCCAT AGATGCCCGCATCATCTACAACCATAAGCCATTGAAGAAAGGCAAGAAGGGCAAGAAGAGCACTCTAACGGGTGACCCAAATGATGAGCGCGCCAAGTTCAGATTGTGGAACAGAACTAAG CGCAATCTAGACGCCTCCGGCTACCGCTCGCACGGAGGAGCTTCAGAGTCCGAAGGGGAGCAGAGTCTCCACCTGCAATGGTCAATGCGTGCACGCAAGTCCCTGAAGCGCCATATGCCGCTGAAGCACCTGGACAAGCACAGCCGCGACAGCAAGGGTAGTATGTCGTGCCACAGCTTGAGACCGAGGGTCAAGCAGCTGCAAAATTTTGACCGTAACATCTATTGCCTGAATATTATCAAGTTGTATGTGGTGCTGGGCATAGCCCTTAATATGGTGGAGGATGATATACAGCTATCAGACCTGCTTCGCTTCATTGATGAGGAGCACTTGACCAAGCGGTGCATGCTTAACTATCTGCCCGGAAATGTGGCTGCCAAGGGCAAGGCACTGCTCAAAGATATGGAGCTCAGCAAAATCAAAGACAAGGTTACCAACAAG CTTCTGCGTTCAAACATTGCATGTATGTCTCGATTCATAAACTTGTCTGAATATCAAAAACCGAACCTGCACTCCCTAGCGGAGCGCTATATTCTGGAGTTGGCACTGCCACCTCGGCTACTGAAGTACGTGAATAGCCTGCTTGACCTGTATCCGCCCACTTTTTTCAACGCCATGACCGTACACTCGTATCCGCGCTATGAAGCCAGGACTATGGCCTACATCCTCTACGCCATGAAGTTACTCTTCGGCTTGGACGATATCAAGGAGCGAAAAATATCCGAATCGGCTGCTAAAATCAACGAACAACTGCTGGAAGTCGGCGGAGATGAGGCTCccttgctttttgtttttaccaAGTGGATGGAGTTTGTGGAGATGAGGAAAGTGATTGTTTCGCATTACAACCAAAGTTTTGCCCGTCGTTTCGGGGTAGCCACCCGGACTGGTTGTCAGGTGGACGACATCCTAGCAAAAGAGTGGAAAGAAAAGGAGCAAGGCGAAACCTTCGACTGGATGCAGGGATCTGCGGCAATGAGGCGTCAGCATGAAAACCTTACACACATTATTGAAACGATGCTGAAGGACCATTTTGGCGAGTCCAGCAAAGAAAGTATGGAGAAAGAGCACATTGAATTCCAGCCCAGCTTGACCCCGGCTCACTCCTACTTCAACAGAATCCTACTCCAAGAATCGCGGTCGGATGGTGCAAAAATGAACATCAAAATTCCAGAAAAAATGAAAGTGGATCACACGGCCCGCAACCTGGATCCCTTTGTGCTGGAGACGACCGAGCTGACGCAGTATTTGTCCCAGCATGGCCTTAAACTACGGGTGGAGGAGCTTGCCTGTCAGGAGGACATCCAAAAAGTGGGCATATTCCGCCCAATAACAATAATCCGAGGTGATGGTCGAGAATACCGAGCCAACACGGAAATTAAAACCGAGACGTGGATCAACGAGCTAAAGAGGAAGGAGAAACGGCCGGACTTTCGGTTCACACAGCCCACTGGAACATATGGAGCCCGCTATTTGAAACGTATAACAATGCGCGATGCAAGGCGTGTGAAACTTGAGATAAATAATCCGTTTTGGGATGTTACCGAAACGCCCAGCTTTCTTCTCAAACTCAACGATAACGAGATACTACTTGACAGCCTTAGCTCTCTGCAAACCTTCGAGGAAGGGACCATGGATCCATTGAACATCCCTCTAGATCTGCCCCGTCGCAATCtggaaaaaaatgtgaatCCGGATGGTTCTGATAGAGCATCAGACCAAGTAGCGGGCGATATCAATGATGAGCCGCCAAGCCCTGAGACGCTGCTATTGCAAGTGTCCAATTTTGACTGCTGGCTTCTACACGGGTATATGAAAAGAATTCGGAAGCATGACAAGCATGAACTGCGTCAGTTGTTCCCCTGTTCCTTCCGTTGGCTCTTGGAGACCTGTGCCAGCACAATCGGCATAGTCTGGGAGGAGCTCTACGAGGAACTGCTCATCGTGGAAGTGATGTACCATCACAGCATCAGGGACTGGAGCAACCATAGGAACTATCTGTGTATTCAACACAATACTCAAGAGAAGGACATCCGAGCCCTAGCCAGGACGTACAAGGAGTTATGGTAG
- the LOC27207081 gene encoding uncharacterized protein LOC27207081 yields MSMRLVLIGLAILALAYGQPVPGAPEGIENSKPVQEINTAKPMYNDYQRTLFLLLPLLFPNQFYIPTTSG; encoded by the exons ATGTCCATGCGTCTGGTTCTAATTGGCTTGGCCATCCTGGCATTGGCCTACGGACAACCTGTGCCCGGAGCTCCAGAAGGCATTGAAA ATTCTAAGCCAGTACAGGAGATAAATACAGCAAAACCCATGTATAATGACTACCAACGGAcccttttcctgctgctgcccctgctgttTCCTAACCAGTTCTATATACCGACTACTAGCGGCTAA